A single window of Athene noctua chromosome 1, bAthNoc1.hap1.1, whole genome shotgun sequence DNA harbors:
- the ZC3H12D gene encoding putative ribonuclease ZC3H12D, giving the protein MPAKMALASSLPSKPVAPRSRKVAMAGVEVHQSKLDFFCKLGYGKQDICKVLESLGQEALEDDVLKELIRMGSKPQALESQAQPSLLKLVARGSCTTTPGSKWLGEDESDSSNYLRPIVIDGSNVAMSHGNKEIFSCWGIQLAVDWFRERGHTYIKVFVPLWRKEPSRQDSPIADQHILEELEKQSILVYTPSRKVKGKRVVCYDDRYIVKVAYEKDGVIVSNDHYRDLQNENPEWKWFIEQRLLMYSFVSNRFMPPDDPLGRHGPTLNNFLSKKPVLPEPKWQPCPYGKKCTYGNKCKFYHPERPHQAQLSVADELRAKTKVPVSLGKEEDKCNRSPYRTGGEPAPCDTCTGTLRDTSGCAGASCYPGRSQGSCPERPGGAWAGGAGSDLGLDQRLLQPELLREQALLEKMSALSVRDNTYGYDWFVRTSEDREVADSPHRCADLRHSPYSLHHPQGLDHTCLPGCPFQRRVLPPLRGGMCPGHSWPQEGCGMHGMGRRSPYGRDGTQHKQALEPQHHVLPQAAALPPEPLHLYSEHQVHQQQHCFPSRSPQQPFLLDTSNGLGFFQKAPAYPSAPYSDYWPTPAARPPSAQQANLHRELCSLFPYSEVNHVMALYPDVKDSASLTLLIQRHRNL; this is encoded by the exons ATGCCTGCTAAGATGGCACTAGCCAGCTCGCTTCCTAGCAAACCAGTAGCACCACGCTCCAGAAAAGTTGCTATGGCCGGAGTGGAAGTGCACCAGAGCAAGCTGGATTTTTTCTGCAAGCTGGGCTATGGTAAGCAGGACATCTGCAAAGTGCTGGAGAGCCTGGGCCAAGAGGCCCTGGAGGATGATGTGCTGAAAGAGCTGATTCGGATGGGGAGCAAACCTCAAGCTCTGGAGAGTCAGGCACAGCCTTCCCTGCTAAAACTTGTTGCCCGTGGATCATGTACCACTACACCAGGGTCCAAGTGGCTTGGAGAAGATGAAAGTGATTCTTCCAATTACTTGAGACCCATTGTGATTGATGGCAGCAATGTTGCAATGAG TCACGGAAACAAAGAGATATTCTCCTGCTGGGGGATCCAGCTGGCGGTGGACTGGTTTCGAGAGAGGGGGCACACGTACATCAAGGTTTTTGTTCCACTCTGGAGAAAGGAGCCCTCTCGACAAGACAGTCCCATTGCAG ATCAGCACATTCTTGAAGAGCTTGAAAAGCAATCAATCCTTGTGTACACCCCATCCCGGAAGGTGAAAGGCAAGAGGGTAGTCTGCTATGATGATCGCTATATAGTGAAAGTCGCTTATGAGAAAGACGGAGTGATTGTTTCCAATGACCATTACCGGGATCTCCAGAATGAAAACCCTGAGTGGAAATGGTTTATTGAGCAGCGACTACTCATGTACTCTTTTGTCAGTAACAG gtttATGCCTCCTGATGATCCATTAGGCCGGCACGGACCCACTCTTAATAACTTCCTCAGCAAAAAGCCAGTGCTTCCTGAACCAAAGTGGCAGCCCTGCCCCTATG GTAAAAAATGCACCTATGGCAATAAATGCAAATTTTACCACCCAGAGAGACCACACCAAGCTCAGCTCTCGGTTGCTGATGAGCTGAGGGCCAAAACAAAGGTCCCGGTAAGCCtggggaaagaggaagataaGTGTAACCGCTCGCCATACAGGACTGGAGGAGAGCCTGCACCCTGCGACACCTGCACAGGAACGCTGCGAGACACCAGCGGCTGCGCAGGGGCCTCCTGCTACCCCGGGCGGTCCCAGGGGAGCTGCCCCGAGCGGCCGGGCGGTGCCTGGGCTGGCGGCGCTGGCTCTGACCTGGGGCTGGACCAGCGGTTGCTCCAGCCAGAGCTGCTGCGAGAGCAGGCGCTGCTGGAGAAGATGTCAGCGCTGTCTGTCAGGGACAACACCTACGGCTACGACTGGTTCGTCCGTACCTCTGAGGACAGGGAGGTGGCAGACAGCCCTCATCGCTGTGCTGACCTCAGGCACAGCCCCTACTCGCTCCATCACCCCCAGGGTTTGGACCACACCTGCTTACCGGGATGCCCTTTCCAGCGAAGGGTGCTCCCGCCTCTGCGGGGCGGGATGTGCCCAGGCCACAGCTGGCCTCAGGAGGGCTGCGGCATGCACGGGATGGGGCGGAGGAGCCCCTACGGCCGCGATGGCACTCAGCACAAACAGGCCCTGGAGCCTCAGCACCATGTTTTGccgcaggctgcagctcttcccccTGAGCCGCTTCACTTGTACAGCGAGCACCAggtgcaccagcagcagcactgcttccCCAGCCGGTCCCCTCAGCAGCCCTTTCTGTTAGACACCAGCAACGGACTGGGCTTCTTCCAGAAAGCCCCTGCTTACCCCAGTGCCCCTTACAGTGACTACTGGCCCACCCCAGCTGCAAGGCCACCCTCTGCCCAGCAAGCAAACCTACACAGGGAGCTGTGCTCCCTTTTCCCTTACAGTGAGGTGAACCATGTTATGGCTTTGTACCCTGATGTCAAGGATAGTGCTAGCTTGACTTTACTGATTCAAAGACACAGAAACTTGTGA